Within Vicia villosa cultivar HV-30 ecotype Madison, WI linkage group LG1, Vvil1.0, whole genome shotgun sequence, the genomic segment cataactcttgaaccgtgtgGACTTTTCGCGAATGTGAATAATATTTCTTGAGTGGAATAATATTTTCGGAGCTGTTGGTGAGGTTTATTTTCAGTTTCGGACGACTTTTGTATCATTTTCGTTACTGTCCCGTTTCGGAAATCGTGCTTCCGAGCCGATTTAATAAATTCCGATCGCATATTTGAGTTCCTTGACATATTTTTAGCTTACCATgaaattttggtttaattccgaCAAGTTTAGTTTTTATCGTTTTTACCCGATTTGACCGTTTTGGTGTACCTTTTGACTTGTAAATATTTGCTTTAGTTTTCATAATACTCGTGTACATATTTGACAAACATTTGAGCATTATTTCATGTTGCTATCTTACTTTCGCTCGATTTATGCTTAAATAGTGTATTAATTGTTCAATTTTCGCTTAAAACGGTATACTTTTGTTTCTAATGATGTCTTGCCTACTTATGGATGTTTGTTGTTGGTTCCGACgctattttgtatatattttcttGTGTGCATTGTTGCTGTCCCGTTCGAGTCTTGATTTGCTTTCGCCGtattttcattttcttctccGTATTTCATTTTCGGTTTAGTTTATAATAcgataacgcaattccgattgcggatttttgttatctctaacttgtgtgctagtgtgcaaggcatttGGATAGTCACTAATCGACACTCAtcacttgagtgttccgctttactcgCGGAACACGATTCCATTCACTCGCATCGTGTTCTCGTCTTGGAGACACGcttctattactttatatctgcttgtttggtttgcttgtttctcttgcaggtgtattgtgattatgcttgacgcgcatgtcgacctttgtgtgctttcatggctaatcggtgtgctgactatttgcttttgctttgctagctcgctcgcgggatcctagtttccttgctctcttcgctttagtttacaaatcatcatccgtttggtattgatcccgtttcattttatttttctcgcactttatcgttttctcgcatcatcctttaacatgagaagtaggacctagacatgcatctggccaagccctcgaaagaggctctgtttttggtggtgtgtttacatttgtgctttgcggcagggagtcacggtgtaataagtcctatatggcactccgttaagtcctcatggaaggcatgcggaaagggttagcaatcaacccccgcccagtctcatcgagtctgttcagtatgcgtatgctacgcgtggctcgcttctgaacctgcacaagatcttgttatcgagtatgtcaggaaaagggttcatgcagccggacccccgcctttcctatagctcgcgtcgcttgACATTggcgctcggtgtacgcacgcaccgttttcctttacgatccgtgacggcttggttgctgagagggatccgctcctcttgtctatgtcccgatcattttcgcgaggtctaatgcttggttgacttgggttgagtagctccccttggctatggcgggactgtTTTTCTACCATTCGATCAGTACCGTtggctttgtttgctttacgagcggggctcgtttgtgtgatattattgtttgcttcccttttccctcATAGGTTGGTAGTTTTAGTTTAgatttgtaccctttgtatgataacattaggtagcaagctttcccccttagcttaggttttcctcatgcattctttaaaacaaaaaccatactctttgatttttcttttcttaagagcttgttatttccgctccattcccaatcataagtctccaaaggtcgagcagcagagtgtgaatgtaactcgttcacctaaaaaacacaaaacaaacagaaactagttagccgagctacggtacctctgattcctcaaaaaggatacgtaggcagcggggtagggtccgtgcgagtataactctttcttttccctacattttgcatgcattttagtccagattagcgtagatttgttacacacccatagatttagacactagcatggataccatcgagtacgatgggcgcgaggggtgctaacaccttcccctcgcgtaaccgactcccttaccttttttctctggtcgtgagaccgttgttttgttttgtggtttgctggcattcccttccttttcaggataaatatgttagtggagactctgttaattttcgcggtagcgacaactcCCTTCTTATATGGAGAAAAACCCAAATATTAATTGCCCATTTGTCTCACTTATTTAAGTGGAGAGTGTCAATTTAGGGTTTagaaagatagagagaaaataaggattcaaaagagagaaaagaggagagaaactcGTTCCCGTTTCTCTGCACCAGTCCACCAATTTGACAATCCCCAATTCGTTCACAGTCGGATCGAGCTGAAATTTTATGGGCTTCGCAACTCATATATCTAACTTTTgaaagttcataatttaaaaacAAGGTCTGAGCTGAGAGATATGTGACTCGCATTGGAGCTGTAGATTTGGGTTATTTTTCaacttttttattcttatttgaaAGTTAATTGTGCTTTGTGATTTGCGGTTGTTAGCActtgtttgtgaatcactttaagaTTCTTTTGTATCCTCAATTGATTATAGATTTATAGTGGATGTATTTCTTTTGTCTGGACGACTCATAGTTTTTATTTACATATTGAGGGATTTTTCACATTAAAAATATCGGTGTtcttttgtgcatttattttgccGTCTTATATTTATTGTTGATCATCAAAGTTTCTACAAGTGTGGAAAATTTCATATCCGCTGCGTATTGGTCTGATATTGTATCTTAGTTTTCCATCAACTTCCTCCTTTGTTAATCTTCTGTTGTCATAACATATAAAACGACtagacaaaaatatatttaagaacTTAAGAAAAGACTATAAAATGTATCTTAAAGTTCACAAATACTGAATAATTTTTAGAGATTTGATAATAATATCAAGTTATTACAAACCAACATTTTCTAGTTATAAGAAAAGCTTTCAACAAATATATAATAGAACAGTAGTGCTATATGGTACGAAATGTTATTCCCGTAAAAGACACGACGAAACTTTTTCTTTGCAAACTCAATGTTGATGAGccttttaaaattgtttaagaaATGAAGAACAACCATagaatatgatttaaataaaaaaatctacATAAATTctattgcatatgatgcatgttagTTCCACATGTTAGTTCCACATGTTCCTCACCATTTCATATATCCTATCATCTTAGCAAGGAAAATCACTATATTATTAAAAGAGTGGGATAATGCACAACAATCGAAAAAAATATCATCAGATGCCAAAAATAAAAGGATTAATTACTATTCGTCTCAATTCGTGCTATAAACCTCTCGTAACATTTAGCATTATTCATAATAGAAATGATACACGAATAGAAGGGGACACAATACTGCAACTTGGTTACAACATGTATATCGGAATACACAATACTTATAATATATAATACTCTAATGCATCTTCATTCAGTGTCCTCTTTCCGCTTCACTATTTAGACAATCAAAAGTCTCTTCAAATTCATCTATTAGTGATTTATTGTACAAATAAGTAGAGTTGTCAATTAAGGGGGTTAGGGCGTAACTTTTAAGGCCCCCAAAATATATGGgcctaaaattataaaaatagacAATTTTTTTATTCACTCTCTTTGAGTGAGAATCTCTGCTAAAAATTCTATAATATTCTTAAcctcggagatgcatctccaaagttattatttttttttcagaatttggagatacatctccgaaaacacctattTTTGAAtgttttcgaaagtgcatctccgaaaatacctaTTTTCACATTATccattatttcggagatgcatctctgaaatatgctctgagtttttctttttattcaaaTCAATGATTAATCtgatattttaaattaatctTCAAAATAGAATCGAATAAATACGAATAAAAtataagggttaatgaactttttggtccctctaaatattgcaaatttcgtttttagtccctccaaaaattttctttaagaaatcgtcccttcaaatttttttgtctaaactattggtccctaacgtcaaatttgctagagattagctacgactttagccatcgattagctacgaaatttgacgttagggaccaatagttcggaagaaaaatttcgAGGGGACGATTTCTAGAAGGAAAATTtgagagggactaaaaacgaaatttgagatatttaaagggacgaaaaagtttatTAACCCAAAATATAACAcctaaatatgaataaaatagcaATATTATAAATACGAAAATAGTTGTACGGGTAAGTGCTAAGTGTCAATATAATACAACCCGAATACAAAAATATCaggaataaaatataaatatgcaATTGGTACTCGACCCCGTCCTCGTGTCGATGCTAACTGTGAGGCCCCTCGCGTCGAGCCGATGTGGtatgggtctccctaccctgtctaagTCGTGCGGGGTTTCCTAACATTATCCTGAAAAAATTGAAACCGGTAAGTAGGAGAAActatcaagaaaataaaaaacaattctgCGAACTTCATTTTTGCCGAAAACCCACATCTTGCCCTAAAtgcttcaaaatcaattttttctatCTAAACACACTCAATGATATATAATAACTTAAACCTACTACATTATGCTAATTTTTAACACCTCTAATATAATTTTCAATCCTAGAGTTGAAGGTTGTTAAACTTACAGATTTGAAGCTTTGTTGATGGTGCCTTTGAAGTAGCCTTTGATTGTTGGAGAGTAAATGGTTGTTGTTTTGAAGTAGCATTTGATTTGTGTGTTGTTGTTTTAAAGTTTTTGTGTTTTAGGGTAAAATGAAAAAGGGGAAGCTATTTTGTTTAAACTGCAAAACGCATGTGTTTTcatagatgcatctccgaaatcaacttttcgaaaatgcatctccgaaatcacttttttttttaaataaaaaaaatgatttcggagatgcatctccaaatttcCCTTTTTTGCTgacttcggatatacacttctgaAATATAGGGGAATTTTAGAAATTTCGCGCGAGTTTCTTAGAAGGTTGGGGATTTGATAAAGAAACGGTCTAAAAGCCCCAAAATGAGTAGGTCTCAAAAACTAAGAGCCCTTTGAATTCAAGTAGAGGTTTAAGGCCATCAATTTTTCcacaaagttttttattttattttttaaagaaaaaatcattttattttcgAAATAACAATTCTTCTtattatttttggaaaaaaactaatttatttgatttttaaaaaatcgatttttttcgaaaaaaacaacttttttaattttgaaaaaaatcaaatttttttagttTCATGAAAATGGACTTttcttatttttgaaaaactccacttttttttttttgacaaaaatcgagATTTTTATTATCGAAAaagttaatttatttgatttcgaaaaaataacttttttatttttgataaaaaatttcatgaaaaaatgacttttcttatttttgaaaaaatcaaatttttttgacaaaaatcaacatttttattttggaaaaaaaaccgaCTTTTCATTTTTcacgaaaaaaattgatttatttttttgaaaaaattgattttcttttacttttcgaTAAAAAATTGACTCTTTTTTGGAAAAGAaacgatttttttaaaaaaaacaaacttttcttttattttaaaaaaaaatgagtatttttttttaaaatcgaagttttttattttttggataaaaatatatatttttataaaaaatttaacctTTCTTATTTTTGgaaaagttgaatttttttaatttttgaaggaaaatgatttttttttttaaattttcggtAAATTGATTTTGTGCCCTTTACTTAGGCTCCCTAAAAACCAAAAATATGAAGGGGCTTAAAAATAGATAATTTATTTATGGACTCCGCAATCTTTTTGGACATCCGCGGCAAAAATACCAAAATGCTTCTATATTTCGGAAATATATTTTCGAAATCACTTTATTTTTttgaacaaaaacaaaaaaaaagtattaTCGAAGATGCTTTTCtgaaatatctttttttttttggagaaagggtgtttcggagatgcatatcggtcttggaatgtttttgatatgtatatccgaaaaaattcaataattattaaaaaaaattaaaatcatggtgattcaatacaattaatagtataattaattgtactaattaaaatatattattaaatatttatcattataatcaagatataataataatattagcctaataaatatttaaattaacactttatttactattttttttatgatacataaaaaaattatttaaaaaattaatgtaatttgaaatttatattaaaataagaataaaatagtaaataattttGTTCTTActtgatttgttttattttaaatttttatttaataattattaacatatttgtttttatataattataattatattgtattagttataattttagtaattgttaatatgaaatttatcaaaaaatgattaaatttttatgattttttttaatttataattgaaattagaaaagaaatatcaaccgtataattatcattattactattcataacttataaattatatcaattataTGATATCTGATTTaatcaatatattaaaatttttaattttttgggattttgatcgtatccgaattaatcaaaattccattttttttgtgttttcggagatgcattttcgatttaaccaaaattccaattttttcgAAAATGTATCTCCGATAGGTATTTTCAGATTTCCAGCAGAGATTTTCCCCGCTAGGGGGTccgtaaagaaattctctaaaaatattattttgtacGGGATTTACAAAAAGAAGACCATATAGAAGGCCTAAATGTTATGGCTTTGTCATTTAGGGTTATTTTTACACCTCTACAAATGAGATATTGTTTCAACGGTGGATAGAACAAGTAACATCCTATTGGTCCCATAGTTGTGGCGATTTTTGCACACCTTCAATGCATATCTCTACATATTTATGGATAAGGTACACAATAAATTTGTTTAGCATTTCGTTAAAGGTTGATCACAAGGATGATAATGCTTATCCACCTTAATATCCATAATTTTATATTGTGGATGAACCTTTGTATCCGTATTTTTTGTTGAGTCAAATCATTCACAATAAAAAAGTGGAATCTTCttgttcaaacaaaaataatCTAGTTGATAGATATGTTTGATTATGCAATAAAAATCATCTTTTCCTCTTTTAGCAAAATCTTTCACATGCACACCACTATTGactgttttttattttaacttttctcTATTCTTCGGTATGAAACTTGTACCTGTTGACAAATTATATGTTCCAAGATATTGCCATTGATAAAGGATATTGAGATAAGGAAATCATGTCTTTGTTGGTAACTTTATTTGTCTTCTCATTTACATATTTCTTCGGTTATATGGAAAACTCTGTATGTAGTTGTCTAGATGAATCTTCTATATTATTTATAGAGTGGCTCTCTAAGAATATGCTTCAATCAACCAAACATTTCATGAGTAAATATTTATCATGATATACTTGAGATGATTTCTTATTCCACCCTATATTTTTCTAGTGCAACACGCGAAATTCCAAAAATACTctttattaggaagatcctaaagtcctaTATTGGTTggggatagagcattgaaagagtatatatagaaggacactcctcacctaatcaaccggttttgtaaggatgagtttggtcaaactctaatatggtatcagagcttaTCGACCGGACCATGGGCCGTCCaccgttaatatccacgcaccTTCTCCCTATTTTACGGTAAAATTTATTCTGGAAATGCACTTCTGGTATAAATCGGAAATATATTTTCGGTTCTTAATCATGCTTCATTTAATGGTTCTCTAACATTATCATTTTCATTGTATGCTTACATGGATATTTGTTGATATTTAGGGATAGTAAGTTGACTCGCTTACTTCATGATTCACTTGGAGGTAGAACCAAGACGTGCGTTATAGCTACAGTATCCCCTGTTGTTCATTGCTTAGAAGAAACTTTGAGCACATTGGATTATGCGCACaggcagtggcggagccagaaattttatgcAGCCTGGGCTAAAAAATTTAACTGCACGTTACATGtgacaatatataaatagtcataaagtgtctatcaccaagctcttccataatcaccttggTAACTTCATGTGCACAACACGTTGCAAACTCCTTTTGAATGTCACTGGGAGTCATTGTGCAATTTTTTGGACCACGATCAAAAGCATCTCTCACTTTTTCATCATTAGATTTTACCCAATCCACAATTTCTCTAAAATTTTCCTTGTTTAGAGAAGTAGAGCTTTCATCATGGCCACGGAAAGCAATgccttgtgttatgagatatctAGTACAATCTAAAGAACAAGTTAAACGGATCTTATACAATCCTTCTAATTCCCTAGTTGCTCTAGCAAAGATACTTGTCACACTTtgtctttgattattataatcGTCATAGTGCTTCATACATGAGTTGTGCTTACTATCATGACTACCAATATGATCTTTAAAGCCTTTAGATACATGCTTCCAATCTTTAAATCCGTCTTTGTTGAAGACTTCGTAACCAAAGTGTTCGGCCCTCCCGGGCGCCATAAAGAGAAAGCAATAGAAACAATAAATTGCATCCTTCGATTCACTGTATTCAATCCATGTATAATTCCTATACTAtactaagaaaataaataaacaatttgtAACACACAAATTGACGAGactgaataataaaataaaataaataaatggtaacAACAAAGTTAAAAGagaattctaaaaaaaataaatatcaaatatataataagaaaaaaaattaaactattttagatttaaaaaaacattaaactattttattataatatataatatgtcAAGTAATTTATATTAACATTGCAGTATAGTACCAGGGCGGTTCTATGTCAAGAAATTGGCAATGACTTAACCATATGAAAACGAAATTGAATCTATATTGTAAATTTCAATTGTGGTACAGTACTACAGCGTATAGAACTACAAATAGGTACTACTAGTCTACTACTAACTATATGAATTAacctatataatatatataaataattaattgggttgggccTACCTAGACTATTAGATAtttatctgttttaattttcacacccttatttttattaattttgcccttgatttcgtttaaaaatcgactattaaattgggggaaatacaaaaaaattagGGGTTGAacccgggcgcgtgcccgggctcgctGGGCTATAGAACCGCCCCTGCACACAGGgctaaaaaacattaaaaataagcTAGAGATTTGTTGTTGATTAAGCAACTTTTAGTACTAAACCCCCCAATATattttttgttgaaataaaaatactCTTTCAGTAATATATTTGATAACTTTTATatacaaatatatttaatatCAGTTATATACAATTTAGTAAGAACATGTATGACTGAATAActgtaaaaaaattgaaattagaaaCCAGATGGGCTGAGTTTGTTTCTCTAAATGGTTAATTATTGGATGAATTATATTTATTTCTGCTCCAAAATCCCCAAAAGATTAGTTTTTCCAATGAATTACATTCAATTGTGTTGGGACAAAGGGAGTGCTTCAAGAGCCATTATGTTTACAAGAGACTGGTTATTAACAAGCTAGCTGTGAAATCAAGATTCTCAATGAAAGaactttgttttgatgaagacaaatcacaAATGACAAGAAGGCAAAGATGATAATCAAGCTAAGACATCATGTTTAAAGACACGATAATTCAAGCATTTGGCAATTTTCAAAAGGTATAATAACAATTTTCACCAAATACTTAAGTCTTAGATGCTCAAAGATCAAACCATAAATTTCATAGCATACTCATTCTAAAATCACAAATCTCTTAAGCAAAAATTGCATTTTCGctatgtgcaaatcgatttacacttactgtaaatcgattgcttgctgagtGTTTTCAATATCAGCTTATGTTTTTgggtgtgcaatcgatttgcagtgaagatttttttgattttttttactgcTAGAGGTTGTGCGATCGATTTGCAAAAAGGTGAAATCGATTTCTTACTGaacgtttttgaaaaacattatctTTTCATAGCACCTACTCACACACCTTTTCATTAATACCtttcctttaatcttggcaatGGTTCATGATTAATATACAGAAACTTATGATATTTCAAATgggtgttatgaacatctatataaacttcatatttcaaattcATTCCTCACCTCTTCCatcaaaaactcttagaaattttcagaaattcacATTGTCATTCTTCAATCTTATCCAAGATATTTTCTGCACACTTTCTTATTAttcaaaccagaaaatacttgagcaatctattactttaagTACTTGTGAATTATTGTTATTGGAATGGAAGATCAATTTAATTGATTCATCACTCAAAGTGATATTTATTCCTACAAACTTTCATCTCTATCATTTGATTAAACTTTTTTGTATAAGTTGTTGACTTGTCATTCAAGATTGTTGGAAACTGTTGGAACATTATgtatatattccaatatagggagatgaattgaaaaagttcctaagtcaagtcccacattgtgtggtagttgaaaaaactccttagtcccacattgcttagattagaaatcttggctagtttacttcattatataaggaagtcatttgtttcattccaaaacacaccaaaaacttattttgagtttttccttcctcactctcataactctgcgtctttcgaattgtcgaagcgccaacttctccccctttctttctactcgttgaattttccgagtactttcttgaattctccttagagaataatgttaatttctccttatttgagttgagaaattatcaagtataattttttcttggattctctttagagaatcattgaaatttctcttggtttgaggaATTACTACCACTGGtcgttataccagatactaagatggtatgtataccatatttgaatggtcctagtaccatctgaaggtgtatttctagaccgattatctaccgtgaaagtagtaatcgtatagtatagaactgggctgtTTTATCTTGGAGacgtcgtggttattaagagctgctttgcataattttggcagtaccgtgaaacgtcttaaagaaagcgtaccgatccgcgactcgacccAGTAATTTCTTTGGTTGCAAAattgttaaaatcgtgatccaacaattttaagacgttttgaattgccatggctactgaagaaattattggtacttATGCGGATACTTTCTTTGACAAAACCGTCCATGTTTGAgagatgtcacttcaaatgttggcaagaaatgatgattttcttcttaatgttgaaaaagatagcTAACATTTTGACCGAGGACATTTTGTTGCTCCTTTTGGATCAACCGAACAAACTAACGGTAAGAAATCTGAGGATCAAAAGGAACATGTAATAGTGTTGAAGCTGAATCTGCTGCACAGATTAAAGCGGACAATTTACAGCTTAGGAAAGAAATCACCTTATAGAAAGAATGATTATAACATTCTGAATGGAATCACAAATGATCTGTATGACTATTACAGTAActatgatacttcaaaatatgtttaagaggctctgaaaaacaagtatgacattGAAGAAGCTGGAGAACAGAAGAATGATTTTAACTGCTACGTGAAGTATCCGATGGTAGTTGAAAGGTCCGTAGAAACTCAAAGTCACAaacttcaaaagattgctcatgaGATCATCACTAAAGGTATGTACTTATATATACAATtcgaatttcttttatttttgacaaactgcccctagtttgaaagtttttatgaattatgctttgttagaaaataaaataatttttatttagagactgattattctcattaaagaagaatatcagagacatgattaaatagaaaagtcttggttgttttaaacaacaaaaataaattcggTGTGGCTCTAAAGCCATATGGCAAATCATTATAGAATTAGCACTGCAATattgtgaaccgaattaagaatgggaaccTCTTTTATGGCCCCAATTGCTCCAActagacaacaaccaccacctcaaagaaatgacgttattttccttttgtttcaactgtggaaaaCTAAGTCATATGGCTAAGAGATGTAGCATGTAATGCTTGAACTTGGTATAGCCCGTAATGCACGAGTTAACCTGGCTAATGgaaaatttattcatatgatcattgaaatcaacatggttgatGGATCTGATGGTTGGTGGATAAACACAGGCGTCTCTCGTCGTGTTTCCTATGATCGTGTTACGTTTAAAACATACACGAATactaaagataagaaagtgttgttggaAGATGTccacaccactaatgtt encodes:
- the LOC131648173 gene encoding uncharacterized protein LOC131648173, producing the protein MAPGRAEHFGYEVFNKDGFKDWKHVSKGFKDHIGSHDSKHNSCMKHYDDYNNQRQSVTSIFARATRELEGLYKIRLTCSLDCTRYLITQGIAFRGHDESSTSLNKENFREIVDWVKSNDEKVRDAFDRGPKNCTMTPSDIQKEFATCCAHEVTKPRLHKISGSATACAHNPMCSKFLLSNEQQGIL